The proteins below come from a single Chryseobacterium capnotolerans genomic window:
- a CDS encoding RagB/SusD family nutrient uptake outer membrane protein, producing the protein MKNKILKVALLSLGLLMVNVSCSDDFVERQFNQEVEQAPLTTIQELESFSRGMFNVMRDKTYYGCDFLAYGEVRSDEMYSNLASGYYVNVMNYTQISSDAYAKNTWTFIYRAVATANVVINTDISGFKASDKPSANFIQGQAYAVRALGFFDLLRLYGQKYTGAPTSLGVVLPLKYDPRAKQGRSTIAETEAQIEADFAKAEQLMTANNRTTSKTDLSVAALKGLMARYYLYKGDYAKVRDLVKYVVDLKAYEVVAASGLQDSYSFKMNGSATNSIFELAVGNTGSLSTDSYAYKINYDGYGNVVVNPEVLDLYNPGDVRLKFFTELEGDLYVSAGDKGKYLNITGSDNIKMLRFEEILLDGVEAELKGGNPATALEYYKQLVSNRWTEYKDDAGVTHTLAAQLALVTSVDMDMLKEERTRELIGEGLRQWDLRRWGDAVPRPAGASADPFLNAFPIPLSETNVGAVKGNQGYDNFQ; encoded by the coding sequence ATGAAAAATAAAATATTAAAAGTAGCATTATTATCTCTAGGGCTTTTAATGGTAAATGTCTCATGTAGTGATGATTTTGTAGAAAGACAATTCAACCAGGAAGTGGAGCAAGCTCCTTTGACAACGATTCAGGAATTGGAATCGTTTTCAAGAGGTATGTTTAATGTAATGAGAGATAAAACTTATTATGGTTGTGATTTCTTAGCATACGGAGAGGTGAGATCAGATGAAATGTATAGTAATCTTGCGAGTGGTTATTATGTTAACGTAATGAATTACACTCAGATATCTTCAGACGCATATGCGAAGAATACTTGGACTTTTATTTATAGAGCAGTAGCAACAGCGAATGTTGTGATTAATACAGATATCAGTGGATTTAAAGCTAGTGATAAACCTTCTGCAAACTTTATACAAGGACAGGCTTATGCAGTAAGAGCTTTAGGTTTCTTTGATTTATTACGCTTATATGGACAAAAGTATACTGGAGCACCAACAAGTTTAGGTGTTGTATTACCTCTAAAGTATGATCCAAGAGCTAAGCAAGGTAGAAGTACTATTGCTGAAACAGAAGCTCAAATTGAAGCAGATTTTGCTAAAGCAGAGCAACTAATGACAGCTAATAATAGAACTACTAGTAAAACAGATCTATCTGTAGCTGCATTAAAAGGATTAATGGCTAGATATTATCTGTACAAAGGCGATTATGCTAAAGTTAGAGATTTAGTAAAATATGTTGTAGATCTTAAGGCTTATGAAGTAGTAGCGGCGTCAGGTCTTCAGGATTCATATTCATTTAAAATGAATGGATCTGCTACCAATTCAATTTTTGAATTGGCAGTAGGAAATACAGGATCTCTTTCTACCGATTCTTACGCCTATAAAATTAATTATGACGGATATGGAAATGTCGTTGTAAATCCAGAAGTTCTTGACTTATATAATCCTGGTGATGTAAGATTGAAGTTTTTTACAGAATTGGAAGGTGATCTGTATGTCTCTGCTGGTGATAAGGGTAAATATCTGAATATAACAGGATCTGACAATATAAAAATGCTACGTTTTGAAGAAATTCTTCTTGACGGTGTTGAGGCAGAGCTTAAAGGGGGTAATCCTGCTACAGCTCTTGAATATTATAAGCAATTGGTATCAAACAGATGGACTGAGTATAAAGATGATGCTGGAGTTACTCACACTCTTGCCGCACAATTAGCTCTTGTAACTTCTGTAGATATGGATATGTTAAAAGAAGAAAGAACAAGAGAACTTATTGGTGAAGGTTTAAGACAATGGGATCTTAGAAGATGGGGAGATGCTGTACCTAGACCTGCAGGTGCTAGTGCAGATCCATTCCTAAATGCGTTCCCTATTCCATTATCAGAAACTAACGTTGGTGCTGTTAAAGGAAATCAAGGGTATGATAACTTCCAATAA